One window from the genome of Macrobrachium rosenbergii isolate ZJJX-2024 chromosome 2, ASM4041242v1, whole genome shotgun sequence encodes:
- the LOC136845966 gene encoding lysosome-associated membrane glycoprotein 1-like, producing MAKLFAFAFALLFACGSVIGQDDTTIEPDTTLPPEPPTTVPLTTEAPITEPPATTTAPPEPETTTAPETTVPPEPETTTAAPVPDTTTAPVPVTTPAPEANYNYNITENNVTCIMIEGAVTFLVNYTTVNNETKTATVVLPKHPKANSVITGTCNGTDGQEEIQVTWGPAGQSSSVKVEFGVKGDSWSVSSFVANLFMDPVTFANGTDAGKTLSLDVDYGFSPLSVPVNHSFNCHSSLSAVNITATIGGAPYSLGVSSKLDGIHIQAYNMVPYEPDFVSSVHCSADEISDVVPIAVGCALAALVVIVLIAYLVGRRRRSAAYQSV from the exons ATGGCTAAATTATTCGCCTTCGCTTTTGCGCTTCTATTCGCGTGTG GGTCAGTCATTGGCCAAGACGACACTACCATAGAGCCGGACACTACCCTACCCCCAGAACCCCCAACGACAGTACCCCTCACAACAGAGGCTCCCATAACGGAACCACCTGCTACAACAACTGCTCCACCAGAGCCTGAAACTACCACTGCTCCAGAAACCACAGTTCCACCAGAGCCTGAAACCACAACTGCAGCTCCTGTTCCAGACACAACCACTGCACCTGTCCCTGTTACCACACCAGCACCCGAAGCAAACTACAATTACAATATTACAGAAAACAATGTGACATGCATCATGATTGAAGGGGCTGTCACCTTCTTGGTGAATTATACAACTGTTAACAAT GAGACGAAGACTGCAACAGTAGTACTACCAAAGCATCCAAAAGCTAACTCTGTAATCACTGGCACCTGTAATGGTACAGATGGCCAGGAGGAAATTCAAGTTACCTGGGGTCCTGCTGGGCAGTCTTCCAGTGTGAAAGTAGAATTTGGTGTAAAGGGTGACTCCTGGTCTGTTTCAAGCTTTGTTGCAAATTTGTTCATGGATCCTGTGACCTTTGCTAATGGAACAGATGCTG GTAAGACCCTCTCTTTGGATGTCGACTACGGATTTTCTCCCCTGAGCGTTCCCGTGAATCATAGCTTCAATTGTCATTCTTCCTTGAGTGCTGTTAACATTACTGCAACGATTGGAGGGGCACCCTACTCTCTTGGTGTTTCTTCAAAACTGGATGGAATTCACATTCAGGCTTACAACATGGTCCCCTACGAACCTGATTTCGTTTCAT cTGTTCACTGCTCAGCAGATGAGATCTCTGATGTAGTACCCATTGCAGTTGGATGTGCATTGGCAGCTCTTGTAGTAATAGTACTCATTGCATATTTGGTTGGACGTCGTCGGCGTAGTGCTGCATACCAATCTGTTTAA